The DNA segment CCCGAATGAGATAAGGAAATTAAGCAAAAGCCAGAGAAGGCCCCAAGTAATCTTTGGAGGCGTTCTATGCAGCGAGTGCAGGACAGCCATAGTGGAAGAAGCAGTGAAAGAGAAAGAAAAAAAAGCAGGAGAAGTAGACTTGAACCTCAAACCTTATGTTGAAACAATGATGAAGAGGATTAAATAATTTATGATTATAACAATTGCAGCGCTTCCGGGAACCGAAAGCAGGGAGATAAGCAAAATGCTTGCCCTGCAGTCCGGCCTGAGGTGTATTTCAAGCGACGAAATAAAGACAAGGATTGCAGTGGAATTGAATTCACAGAAAGAAAAAATAAAAGAAGAAGAGCACCCGGAAAAATTCAAGAACATAATAATGCAGGAATCAAAAAAAGGTGATGTTGTAATCGACCATATAACAGGAAGCTGGCTTGCAGGAAACGCAGACATAAAAATATTCCTGAATTCATCAAAGAAGTCAAGAGCCAAAACCCTTTCAGAAAAAGAGAAAATCCCCCTAAGCGAGGCCCTTGAAAGAATTGAACTCCTGGAAAAAGACTTTGCAAGGCAGATGCTTAACAATTATGGAATAAATGTATTTGAATTGGAAGGCCATGACCTTGTATTGAACATGGACAGACTGGGAAAAGAAGGGGCAATAGCAGTAATAAATAAATTCATTGAGAAAATGAAGAAGTGAAAAAAAATGGCGGCAATAGAAGTAGGCAGGGTATGCATAAAAAAGAAAGGCCGAGAAACAGGAAACAAATGCGTGATACTTTCAATAGAAAAAAATTTCGCTGTAGTGCAAGGAGAAAAGGTAAGGAAAAGGAAATGCAATATAATGCACTTGATCCCATTAGACAAAAAAATTGAGGTAGGAAAAGAAACGGCACAAGGGGAAATAATAAAAGAATTAAAGAAAATTAAGGTGTGAAAAAAAACCGAAAAATGTGAGATAAAATGGAAAAAGAAATTAGATTGATTGTAAGAATTGCAAACAAAGACTTGAACGGAAAAGTGGCAATAGCAAGGGCATTAATGGGATTGAAAGGCATAAGCCAGAGGACTGGAAGAATTCTTGCCCAGAAATTCATAGAAGAAGCAAAAATTGGTGCTAATACAAAATTAGGGGAAATCCCAGAAGAAATGGACAGAAAGCTTGAAGATATAATACTCAACCCGGGAAAGCATGGAGTGCCTTCATGGTGCCTTAACAGAAGAAAAGACTTTGAGACAGGAGAAGACTCCCATAAAATAATGGGGGAACTTGACTTCAGCTTGAGAAAAGACCTGCAAAGGCTGAGCAAAATAAAAAGCTACAGGGGCTTAAGGCTTGGCTGGGGCCTTACAGTGAGAGGACAAAAAACAAAATCAACCCACAGAGGAAAAGGCGGAGTAATAGGGGTAATAAAGAAAGAGATTGCATTAAAAATGAAGGCTGCACCGGCAGCAGAAAAAAAGGAAGAAAAAAAGAAGTGACCTTCTATGGGAGACCCCAAAAGAATAAGAAAAAAATATTTCATGCCCAAAAAGCCGTGGGACAGTGCAGCAATAGAAAAAGAAGGCAAGATAGTAGAATTATACGGGCTAAAAAACAAGAAGGAAATAAGGAAAGCCGAAACCTTCCTCAGAAAGAAAAGGCAGACAGCAAGAAAGCTCCTTACACTAAAATTAGAGGAAAGAATAAAAAAAGAAAAAGAATTGATCGAAAGCCTGAAAAGAATTGGAATGCTTAAAGAAGGAGCAATATTGGATGACGTGCTTGTATTAAATACAAAGGAATTATTTGAAAGAAGGCTTCAGACACTTGTATGGAGGAAAGGCCTTGCAAACACAGCAAAACAGGCAAGGCAGTTTATAACCCACGGGCACATTTCAATAAATGGAAAAAAGGTTACTGTTCCCTCATACATTGTAACCCCAAAAGAAGAAGGAAGCATAAAATACTACAAGAAAGAAATGCAGCTCAAGCCAAAAGAAAAGAAAATAGAAATAAAAAAAGAGTTTGAGGAAGAAGTTCCAAAAGAAGAGGTAATCCCTGCAGGAGAAGAAGTACGGGAAGCAGAAAAAACAAAAGAAAAAAAAGATGAAAAAACAAAGAAACCAAAAAAGAAGAAACCTACAAAGGAAAAAGAAGAGAAAGAGAAAGGTGAAAAAGAATGAGCAAAAAAGGCATAGTGCACATATTTGCCTCACATAATAATACAATTATCCTGCTTACAGACATTACAGGGCAGGAGACAATAGCAAAATGTTCAGGAGGCATTGTAACGAAATCACAGCACAAGGAAGGAAGCCCTTATGCGGCAATGAAGGTAGCAGAAATAGTGGCAGAAAAAGCAAAAGAGAAAGGGGTAACATATGTTGATGTAAAGATCAGGGCTCCAGGAGGCATAAAGACAAGGACCCCGGGGCAAGGAGCAGAAGCAGCAATAAGGTCCTTGACAAGAAGCGGCCTCAGGATAGGGAGCATTGAAAATGTAACGCCAATCCCCCACAACGGCTGCAGAAAGAAAAAGAGATACAGGGGAAAAAAGCAATAAACAAAAAAAGGTGGTTTTATTGGAGATAGAAAAAATTGAAGGAAAAGGAAATAAAGCAAAATTTATGGTTAAAGGAGTTAATACAACCTTCATGAATTCCCTGAGGAGAACAATCCAGGCAGAAGTCAGAACCTTTGCAATAAAAACAGTGAATGTTTACGAGAATACAGGGGTAATGTTTGATGAAATGCTGGCACACAGGATTGCAATGCTTCCATTAAGCTCTGAACCAAAGTATTACGATAAAGAAGAGAAAGTAATTCTAACCTTGGAGAAGGAAGGCCCATGCACTGTGTACTCAAAAGACATTAAAAGCACTGAGCCAGAAATAGAAATAGTAGACAAGAAAGTGCCAATAACAAAACTGAACAAAAACCAGAAAATCAAACTGGAGTTAGAGGCAGTGACGGGAAAGGGAAGCACCCACTCAAAATGGAGCCCTGGAGTAATATCATTCAATCCAGTGCCATCAATTGAAGCATCAGAAGAGTCAATAACGCCAGAAGAATTAAAAGAGCTTACAAAGGATTGCCCTAAAGAATTAATTGAAGTAAAAGGCAAAAAAATTGTTTTGAATGAACCGGAGAAATGCGATTTATGCAGCCAGTGCGTGCAGGAATCAAGGGGAAAATTGAAAATAAATTACAGCAAGGATTCCTTTGTACTGAATATTGAGTCATTCGGAAGCCTGGCGCCTGAAGAAATGCTAGAACAGGCAGTAGAAATACTGCAGGAAAAGGCAGGGGAATTCAAAAAGGAGTTAAGCAAGGCATA comes from the Candidatus Diapherotrites archaeon genome and includes:
- a CDS encoding 50S ribosomal protein L34e, with amino-acid sequence MVQRKDRYKKKVFKRIPSGKTKASYKEKKHSKHSCALCGKILHGVPHGKSPNEIRKLSKSQRRPQVIFGGVLCSECRTAIVEEAVKEKEKKAGEVDLNLKPYVETMMKRIK
- the rpsM gene encoding 30S ribosomal protein S13, with protein sequence MEKEIRLIVRIANKDLNGKVAIARALMGLKGISQRTGRILAQKFIEEAKIGANTKLGEIPEEMDRKLEDIILNPGKHGVPSWCLNRRKDFETGEDSHKIMGELDFSLRKDLQRLSKIKSYRGLRLGWGLTVRGQKTKSTHRGKGGVIGVIKKEIALKMKAAPAAEKKEEKKK
- a CDS encoding DNA-directed RNA polymerase subunit D, which encodes MEIEKIEGKGNKAKFMVKGVNTTFMNSLRRTIQAEVRTFAIKTVNVYENTGVMFDEMLAHRIAMLPLSSEPKYYDKEEKVILTLEKEGPCTVYSKDIKSTEPEIEIVDKKVPITKLNKNQKIKLELEAVTGKGSTHSKWSPGVISFNPVPSIEASEESITPEELKELTKDCPKELIEVKGKKIVLNEPEKCDLCSQCVQESRGKLKINYSKDSFVLNIESFGSLAPEEMLEQAVEILQEKAGEFKKELSKA
- a CDS encoding 50S ribosomal protein L14e codes for the protein MAAIEVGRVCIKKKGRETGNKCVILSIEKNFAVVQGEKVRKRKCNIMHLIPLDKKIEVGKETAQGEIIKELKKIKV
- the rpsK gene encoding 30S ribosomal protein S11 — encoded protein: MSKKGIVHIFASHNNTIILLTDITGQETIAKCSGGIVTKSQHKEGSPYAAMKVAEIVAEKAKEKGVTYVDVKIRAPGGIKTRTPGQGAEAAIRSLTRSGLRIGSIENVTPIPHNGCRKKKRYRGKKQ
- a CDS encoding 30S ribosomal protein S4; the protein is MGDPKRIRKKYFMPKKPWDSAAIEKEGKIVELYGLKNKKEIRKAETFLRKKRQTARKLLTLKLEERIKKEKELIESLKRIGMLKEGAILDDVLVLNTKELFERRLQTLVWRKGLANTAKQARQFITHGHISINGKKVTVPSYIVTPKEEGSIKYYKKEMQLKPKEKKIEIKKEFEEEVPKEEVIPAGEEVREAEKTKEKKDEKTKKPKKKKPTKEKEEKEKGEKE